One segment of Eulemur rufifrons isolate Redbay chromosome 4, OSU_ERuf_1, whole genome shotgun sequence DNA contains the following:
- the GUK1 gene encoding guanylate kinase isoform X1 — protein MLRRPLAGLAVAALGRGPPDGMSRPRPVVLSGPSGAGKSTLLKKLFQEYGSIFGFSVSHTTRDPRPGEENGKHYYFVTREVMQRDIAAGDFIEHAEFSGNLYGTSKAAVQAVQAMNRICVLDVDLQGVRNIKKTDLQPLYISVQPPSLGVLEQRLRQRNTETEESLAKRLAAARADLESSKEPGLFDLIIINDDLDTAYTELKEALSEEIKKAQGTGHA, from the exons gcatGTCCAGGCCCAGGCCCGTGGTGCTCAGTGGGCCCTCGGGGGCCGGGAAGAGCACCCTGCTGAAGAAGCTCTTCCAGGAGTACGGCAGCATCTTCGGATTCAGCGTGTCCC ATACCACGAGGGACCCACGGCCTGGCGAGGAGAACGGCAAAC ATTACTACTTTGTGACCAGGGAGGTGATGCAGCGCGACATCGCCGCTGGCGACTTCATTGAGCACGCCGAGTTCTCCGGGAACCTGTATGGCACGAG CAAGGCGGCTGTGCAGGCGGTGCAGGCCATGAACCGCATCTGCGTGCTGGACGTGGACCTGCAGGGCGTGCGCAACATCAAGAAGACCGACCTGCAGCCCCTCTACATCTCCGTGCAGCCGCCCTCACTGGGCGTGCTG GAGCAGCGGCTGCGGCAGCGCAACACGGAGACGGAGGAGAGCCTGGCGAAGCGGCTGGCCGCCGCCCGGGCCGACCTGGAGAGCA gcaaGGAGCCTGGCCTGTTTGACCTGATCATCATCAACGATGACCTGGACACGGCCTACACGGAGCTGAAGGAGGCGCTCTCCGAG GAAATTAAGAAAGCCCAGGGGACCGGCCATGCCTGA
- the GUK1 gene encoding guanylate kinase isoform X2 gives MSRPRPVVLSGPSGAGKSTLLKKLFQEYGSIFGFSVSHTTRDPRPGEENGKHYYFVTREVMQRDIAAGDFIEHAEFSGNLYGTSKAAVQAVQAMNRICVLDVDLQGVRNIKKTDLQPLYISVQPPSLGVLEQRLRQRNTETEESLAKRLAAARADLESSKEPGLFDLIIINDDLDTAYTELKEALSEEIKKAQGTGHA, from the exons atGTCCAGGCCCAGGCCCGTGGTGCTCAGTGGGCCCTCGGGGGCCGGGAAGAGCACCCTGCTGAAGAAGCTCTTCCAGGAGTACGGCAGCATCTTCGGATTCAGCGTGTCCC ATACCACGAGGGACCCACGGCCTGGCGAGGAGAACGGCAAAC ATTACTACTTTGTGACCAGGGAGGTGATGCAGCGCGACATCGCCGCTGGCGACTTCATTGAGCACGCCGAGTTCTCCGGGAACCTGTATGGCACGAG CAAGGCGGCTGTGCAGGCGGTGCAGGCCATGAACCGCATCTGCGTGCTGGACGTGGACCTGCAGGGCGTGCGCAACATCAAGAAGACCGACCTGCAGCCCCTCTACATCTCCGTGCAGCCGCCCTCACTGGGCGTGCTG GAGCAGCGGCTGCGGCAGCGCAACACGGAGACGGAGGAGAGCCTGGCGAAGCGGCTGGCCGCCGCCCGGGCCGACCTGGAGAGCA gcaaGGAGCCTGGCCTGTTTGACCTGATCATCATCAACGATGACCTGGACACGGCCTACACGGAGCTGAAGGAGGCGCTCTCCGAG GAAATTAAGAAAGCCCAGGGGACCGGCCATGCCTGA
- the GJC2 gene encoding gap junction gamma-2 protein, translated as MTNMSWSFLTRLLEEIHNHSTFVGKVWLTVLVVFRIVLTAVGGESIYSDEQAKFTCNTRQPGCDNVCYDAFAPLSHVRFWVFQIVVISTPSVMYLGYAVHRLARASEQERRRALRRRSGPRRAPRAHLPPPHSGWPEPGDLGEEEPMLGLGEEEEEEEVGAAEGAGEEAEEAGAKGAGGDSKAAGVPGPAGQHDGRRRIQREGLMRVYVAQLVARAAFEVAFLVGQYLLYGFEVRPFFACSRQPCPHVVDCFVSRPTEKTVFLLVMYVVSCLCLLLNLCEMAHLGLGSAQDAVRGRRSPGAPAPVPAPRPPPCAFPAAAPGLACPPDYSLVVRAAERARAQDQNLANLALQALRDGAPAGDRDGDSPPCASGLPAASRAPPRAGAPASGSGSATSGGTVGEQGRPGAHERQGAKPRASSEKGSASSRDGKTTVWI; from the coding sequence ATGACCAACATGAGCTGGAGCTTCCTGACGCGGCTGCTGGAGGAGATCCACAACCACTCCACCTTCGTGGGCAAGGTGTGGCTCACGGTGCTCGTGGTGTTCCGCATCGTGCTGACGGCCGTGGGCGGCGAGTCGATCTACTCCGACGAGCAGGCCAAGTTCACCTGCAACACGCGGCAGCCGGGCTGCGACAACGTCTGCTACGACGCCTTCGCGCCCCTGTCGCACGTGCGTTTCTGGGTCTTCCAGATCGTGGTCATCTCCACGCCCTCGGTCATGTACCTGGGCTACGCCGTCCACCGCCTGGCCCGCGCGTCCGAGCAGGAGCGGCGCCGCGCTCTCCGCCGGCGCTCCGGGCCCCGCCGCGCGCCCCGGGCACACCTGCCCCCGCCGCACTCCGGCTGGCCCGAGCCCGGAGATCTGGGCGAAGAGGAGCCCATGCTGGGCCTGggcgaggaggaggaagaggaggaggtgggcgCGGCGGAGGGTGCGGgcgaggaggcagaggaggcggGCGCTAAGGGGGCCGGCGGGGACAGCAAGGCCGCGGGGGTCCCAGGCCCAGCCGGGCAGCACGACGGGCGGAGGCGCATCCAGCGGGAGGGGCTGATGCGCGTGTACGTGGCCCAGCTGGTGGCCAGGGCGGCCTTCGAGGTGGCCTTCCTGGTGGGCCAGTACCTGCTGTACGGCTTTGAGGTGCGGCCCTTCTTCGCGTGCAGCCGCCAGCCCTGCCCGCACGTGGTGGACTGCTTCGTGTCCCGGCCCACCGAGAAGACCGTCTTCCTGCTGGTCATGTACGTGGTCAGCTGCCTGTGCCTCCTGCTCAACCTCTGCGAGATGGCgcacctgggcctgggcagcGCGCAGGACGCCGTGCGCGGCCGCCGCAGCCCCGGGGCCCCCGCGCCCGTCCCCGCGCCGCGGCCCCCGCCCTGTGCCTTTCCCGCGGcggccccaggcctggcctgcccGCCCGACTACAGCCTAGTGGTGCGGGCGGccgagcgcgcgcgcgcgcaagACCAGAACCTGGCTAACCTGGCCCTGCAGGCGCTACGCGACGGTGCGCCGGCTGGGGACCGCGACGGGGACAGCCCACCCTGCGCCTCTGGGCTCCCCGCGGCCTCTAGGGCCCCCCCCAGGGCAGGCGCCCCCGCGTCTGGGTCGGGCAGTGCCACGTCTGGGGGCACCGTCGGGGAGCAGGGCCGGCCGGGGGCACACGAGCGGCAGGGCGCCAAGCCCAGGGCCAGCTCCGAGAAGGGCAGCGCCAGCAGCAGGGACGGGAAGACCACCGTGTGGATCTGA
- the IBA57 gene encoding putative transferase CAF17, mitochondrial isoform X1 produces the protein MAAAVLLRGAAPGRGGPAWRWRLSGTPRRRLAHGFGFPCGDPAGTAIWTCFRLDERALVRVRGPDAAPFLVGLLTNELPLPGPGDGAVPPPVRAGYAHFLNVQGRTLYDVIVYGLQEQAEEAAGFLLECDSSVLGALQKHLMLYKIRRKVAVEAHPELRVWAVLPSAPEAGGATPLQEKAQAAAVLTRDPRTACMGWRLLTQDEGPALVPGGQLGDSGDYHQLRYRQGVPEGVRDLPPGVALPLESNLAFMNGVSFTKGCYIGQELTARTHHMGVIRKRLFPVRLSGPIPASGIAPGTPVLTESGQAAGKFRAGQGDVGLALLQSEKIKSPLHIRTSESGQVALTASVPDWWPKATK, from the exons ATGGCGGCGGCGGTGCTGCTTCGGGGCGCGGCTCCGGGGCGCGGCGGCCCGGCCTGGCGTTGGCGGCTGAGCGGGACCCCGAGGCGCCGCCTGGCCCACGGCTTCGGCTTTCCCTGCGGTGACCCCGCGGGCACTGCAATATGGACTTGCTTCCGGCTGGACGAGCGCGCTCTGGTGCGCGTGCGCGGCCCGGACGCGGCGCCTTTCCTGGTGGGGCTGCTGACCAATGAGCTGCCACTTCCGGGGCCCGGGGATGGCGCGGTCCCGCCTCCTGTGCGCGCGGGCTACGCCCACTTCCTGAACGTGCAGGGCCGGACGCTCTATGACGTCATCGTGTACGG GCTGCAGGAGCAGGCAGAGGAGGCAGCGGGTTTCCTGCTGGAGTGTGACAGCTCCGTGCTGGGGGCGCTGCAGAAGCACCTCATGCTGTACAAGATCCGGCGCAAGGTCGCGGTGGAGGCGCACCCTGAGCTGCGAGTGTGGGCAGTGCTGCCCAGCGCCCCTGAGGCCGGAGGGGCCACGCCCCTGCAGGAGAAGGCGCAGGCTGCCGCCGTCCTCACCCGCGACCCCCGGACCGCGTGCATGGGGTGGCGGCTCCTCACCCAGGACGAGGGCCCGGCCCTGGTGCCCGGGGGCCAGCTGGGGGACTCCGGGGATTATCACCAGCTCCGGTACCGGCAAG GTGTTCCTGAGGGGGTGCGCGACCTGCCCCCAGGGGTGGCCCTGCCCCTGGAGTCCAACCTGGCCTTCATGAACGGCGTGAGCTTCACCAAGGGCTGCTACATAGGCCAGGAGCTGACAGCCCGCACCCACCACATGGGTGTCATCCGGAAGCGCCTGTTCCCTGTGCGTCTCTCGGGCCCCATTCCCGCCAGCGGCATCGCCCCGGGGACCCCGGTGCTGACTGAGTCGGGACAGGCGGCTGGCAAATTCAGGGCTGGCCAGGGGGATGTGGGGCTGGCCCTGCTACAGTCAGAGAAAATCAAGAGTCCTCTCCACATCCGAACCTCTGAGAGTGGCCAGGTGGCCTTAACTGCGTCTGTGCCAGACTGGTGGCCCAAGGCCACCAAGTAG
- the IBA57 gene encoding putative transferase CAF17, mitochondrial isoform X2, with the protein MLYKIRRKVAVEAHPELRVWAVLPSAPEAGGATPLQEKAQAAAVLTRDPRTACMGWRLLTQDEGPALVPGGQLGDSGDYHQLRYRQGVPEGVRDLPPGVALPLESNLAFMNGVSFTKGCYIGQELTARTHHMGVIRKRLFPVRLSGPIPASGIAPGTPVLTESGQAAGKFRAGQGDVGLALLQSEKIKSPLHIRTSESGQVALTASVPDWWPKATK; encoded by the exons ATGCTGTACAAGATCCGGCGCAAGGTCGCGGTGGAGGCGCACCCTGAGCTGCGAGTGTGGGCAGTGCTGCCCAGCGCCCCTGAGGCCGGAGGGGCCACGCCCCTGCAGGAGAAGGCGCAGGCTGCCGCCGTCCTCACCCGCGACCCCCGGACCGCGTGCATGGGGTGGCGGCTCCTCACCCAGGACGAGGGCCCGGCCCTGGTGCCCGGGGGCCAGCTGGGGGACTCCGGGGATTATCACCAGCTCCGGTACCGGCAAG GTGTTCCTGAGGGGGTGCGCGACCTGCCCCCAGGGGTGGCCCTGCCCCTGGAGTCCAACCTGGCCTTCATGAACGGCGTGAGCTTCACCAAGGGCTGCTACATAGGCCAGGAGCTGACAGCCCGCACCCACCACATGGGTGTCATCCGGAAGCGCCTGTTCCCTGTGCGTCTCTCGGGCCCCATTCCCGCCAGCGGCATCGCCCCGGGGACCCCGGTGCTGACTGAGTCGGGACAGGCGGCTGGCAAATTCAGGGCTGGCCAGGGGGATGTGGGGCTGGCCCTGCTACAGTCAGAGAAAATCAAGAGTCCTCTCCACATCCGAACCTCTGAGAGTGGCCAGGTGGCCTTAACTGCGTCTGTGCCAGACTGGTGGCCCAAGGCCACCAAGTAG